The proteins below come from a single Prolixibacter sp. NT017 genomic window:
- a CDS encoding translocation/assembly module TamB → MIALLVVVSLPVLAYLTFRSNKVQLRVVKWVTQQLSATLNTQVSVQGVDIAFFHQIVLEGVLIKDQENDTLIYAKNVKADIDSIRPRKRIVHFSNLYLWDAQVNLRKDSSKLNLQFLIDSLNAMPADTVHPWKVSFDNIHLRNSQFRFRQLSGVNPHEHGLNFHNIDVNHLNLSLLDYQDADSAMSFRVDHLSFNEKSGFAVKNIAFNARIDSSTLSATNFFLETDSTRLDAAELQFSPRSIPVDSTELTQNDGLYPFLSKLNKYQINSQFNDSRISLHDLAYFVPSLWGMDAPFHFSGLVRGTVDNFKIRDFKFRIGKYTRFQADLDMQGLPDWQKTYIFFKFYDNTFDFRDLAALKLPEGMKPIQIPKQLLDSVQLTYRGNFTGFPSDFVAYGTLNGDLGQISSDVAFKPTENGKVDFEGRVITKSFDLGKVLNNQSLGAISMRTKLNGTRFGNGKFNARIQGMIDSLYYNNYRIRSIYLNGNARERGFDGEIYADDPNLQFFFSGKADLEPKIPVFNFTTTVDKANLYVLGLDKKVKNASVSFGLEANFRGSNIDNMNGEINFDQISYTRDIGTLDLSGVNLKTENSPEHNSISLRSDFVDLDMDGKYRFNDILLSFRDYVQHYLPSAKLPFAGKQAVGENKFHFNLQLKESDQLSKFFLPELEAKPPVRISGDFDSEKHLFNLDGFAPDIAYKNNDVEGLSVRARSDADRTSIRAGINKVTLKGKHEIYNLTLNNTAFNDSLATWLTWNNTDTVTYSGEINTLTTFSRDSVTGRNHTEVDIHPTKIWVADSLWQIEPSRLTVDSTRWMVDNFHVHHGQEMFKVDGVVSKNPKDKINLSFGNLKLGDFSTLLDTSLIMSGTLDGKASFSNLYRKLVVSGDLGIMNLIFQDTPLGDVSIKSNWDPVKQKVVSSLNLTSNGKDRLDISGAYTPDSNRVDYLAKIKGVPLQMLYPFMASFADQFSGEGYGKLRMSGNLDKPRFDGDVFVQSGKIGIDYLKTNYTYSDTVFFKNDSIIFNRILLKDEDNHIARLDGTIRHNLFSDMKYDMSVTTANVEVLNTTARDNNLFYGKAHASGGVKITGERQHVRLDISLRTEPGTQIFIPMERPESASEYDFISFVNSAKTDTAQHLTIKKPASDSDFEMYMDVEATPSAKVQIIFDSTIGDVIKGQGNGNLRLVYDREGNFRVYGDYVVEKGDYLFTLQNVINKKFRIEQGGTISWNGDPYDAVVNLDAVYKLRASLYDLLLNTSNEGDYSRRIPVEVKINLSKKLFNPAVKFDIEFPTADKRTRDEVQQYISTQDEINRQILSLLVMGQFYTPEYLRGNQSFETTGASMVNATTSEVLSNQLSNWLSQISNDFDIGFNYRPGDQVSNREIEVALSTQILDDRVTINGNIGNNGSLQSSNTNQIVGEVEVYVNLDKSGKLQLKAYNRSNDDLLYDTSPYTQGIGISFREEFDSFNDLFRRYFKKSKEKKREQELKKKKSEAAKSSTDQKD, encoded by the coding sequence TTGATTGCCTTGCTGGTAGTTGTGTCGTTGCCGGTGCTGGCGTATCTCACTTTTCGCTCAAACAAGGTGCAGTTGAGAGTTGTGAAGTGGGTGACGCAGCAGCTCTCGGCCACGCTGAATACGCAAGTGAGTGTGCAGGGCGTTGATATTGCTTTCTTTCACCAGATTGTTCTCGAAGGAGTATTGATTAAAGATCAGGAGAATGATACCCTGATTTATGCAAAAAACGTTAAGGCCGACATCGACAGCATTCGTCCGCGAAAGCGGATTGTTCATTTCAGCAATCTCTACCTGTGGGATGCACAGGTTAATCTGCGGAAGGACTCGTCAAAGCTGAATCTTCAGTTTTTAATCGATTCGCTTAACGCGATGCCGGCTGACACGGTTCATCCGTGGAAAGTCAGTTTTGACAATATTCATTTACGGAATTCGCAATTCAGATTCCGGCAGCTTAGTGGTGTCAATCCGCATGAGCATGGCCTGAATTTTCATAACATCGACGTTAATCATCTGAACTTGTCTCTTCTCGATTACCAGGATGCTGATTCGGCCATGTCCTTTCGTGTCGACCATCTTTCCTTTAACGAGAAATCGGGATTTGCGGTGAAGAACATCGCCTTTAATGCCCGGATTGATTCGTCAACATTGAGTGCTACCAATTTCTTCCTGGAAACAGATAGTACAAGGCTGGACGCGGCAGAGCTGCAGTTTAGCCCCCGGAGCATTCCGGTCGATTCTACCGAATTGACTCAGAATGATGGACTGTATCCTTTCTTATCGAAGCTGAATAAATACCAGATTAATTCACAGTTTAACGATTCGCGGATTTCGTTGCACGACCTGGCTTATTTTGTGCCCTCTTTGTGGGGAATGGACGCTCCGTTTCACTTTTCGGGACTAGTACGAGGAACCGTCGATAATTTCAAAATCAGGGATTTTAAATTCAGAATCGGAAAGTATACCCGGTTTCAGGCTGACCTCGATATGCAGGGATTGCCCGACTGGCAGAAGACTTACATCTTCTTTAAGTTTTATGACAACACCTTCGATTTCCGTGATTTAGCGGCACTGAAACTGCCGGAAGGAATGAAGCCGATTCAGATTCCGAAGCAACTGCTCGACAGTGTTCAGCTAACCTACCGCGGTAACTTTACAGGATTCCCTTCGGACTTTGTGGCTTATGGTACGCTCAACGGCGACCTGGGACAGATTTCCAGCGACGTTGCATTTAAGCCAACCGAGAACGGGAAGGTCGATTTCGAAGGACGGGTGATTACCAAATCCTTTGACTTGGGAAAGGTTCTGAACAATCAATCATTGGGAGCGATATCGATGCGGACGAAATTGAACGGAACCCGCTTTGGAAACGGAAAATTCAATGCGCGTATCCAGGGAATGATTGATAGTTTATACTACAATAACTACCGTATCCGGTCGATTTACCTGAACGGAAATGCGCGGGAAAGAGGTTTCGACGGGGAGATTTATGCTGACGACCCAAACCTGCAGTTCTTCTTTTCCGGTAAGGCCGATCTGGAACCGAAAATTCCGGTGTTCAACTTTACCACTACAGTCGATAAAGCCAATTTATATGTGCTCGGCCTGGATAAAAAGGTGAAAAACGCGAGTGTTTCATTCGGGCTCGAAGCCAATTTCCGCGGAAGCAATATCGACAACATGAACGGAGAGATTAACTTCGACCAGATAAGCTATACCCGTGATATTGGAACGCTCGATTTATCGGGTGTAAACCTGAAAACGGAAAACTCACCTGAGCACAACTCCATTTCCCTTCGTTCCGATTTTGTTGATTTGGATATGGACGGGAAATACCGTTTCAACGATATTCTTCTTTCGTTCCGCGACTATGTGCAGCATTATTTGCCTTCGGCGAAGTTGCCATTTGCCGGAAAACAGGCAGTTGGGGAGAACAAGTTCCATTTCAATTTGCAGCTCAAAGAATCTGATCAGTTGAGCAAATTCTTCCTTCCCGAATTGGAAGCCAAGCCTCCGGTTCGTATTTCCGGCGATTTCGATTCGGAAAAGCATCTTTTCAATCTGGATGGCTTTGCGCCGGATATTGCATACAAGAACAATGATGTAGAAGGATTATCTGTGCGGGCACGCTCAGATGCTGACAGAACCAGTATCCGTGCGGGCATCAACAAAGTGACGTTGAAAGGGAAGCACGAAATTTACAACCTGACACTGAACAACACTGCATTCAATGATAGTTTGGCTACGTGGCTGACCTGGAACAATACGGATACAGTGACCTACAGTGGCGAGATCAATACGCTGACAACGTTTAGTCGTGATTCGGTAACCGGAAGAAATCACACCGAAGTAGACATTCATCCGACAAAAATATGGGTCGCAGATAGTTTATGGCAGATAGAACCTTCGCGTTTGACCGTTGATTCAACGCGCTGGATGGTCGATAATTTTCATGTGCACCACGGGCAGGAAATGTTTAAGGTCGATGGAGTGGTTTCCAAAAATCCGAAGGATAAAATCAATCTTTCTTTTGGTAACCTGAAACTGGGCGATTTCTCAACACTACTCGATACCAGTTTGATAATGAGCGGAACGCTCGACGGAAAAGCTAGTTTCAGCAACCTGTATAGAAAGCTGGTTGTTTCGGGAGATTTGGGCATTATGAACCTGATATTTCAGGATACTCCGCTGGGCGACGTTTCCATAAAGAGCAACTGGGACCCGGTGAAACAGAAGGTTGTTTCGTCATTGAATCTCACATCGAATGGAAAGGATCGGCTTGATATTTCCGGAGCGTATACGCCTGACAGTAACCGGGTGGATTACCTGGCCAAAATAAAAGGTGTTCCACTCCAGATGTTGTATCCGTTTATGGCTAGTTTTGCCGATCAGTTCAGCGGAGAAGGATACGGAAAACTGAGAATGTCGGGAAATCTGGATAAACCCCGTTTCGATGGTGATGTTTTTGTGCAGAGTGGTAAAATCGGGATCGATTACCTGAAAACAAATTACACCTATTCGGATACGGTATTTTTTAAGAATGATTCGATCATCTTTAACCGGATTTTGCTGAAGGACGAGGATAATCATATTGCCCGGTTGGATGGAACGATACGTCACAATCTTTTCAGCGACATGAAATATGACATGTCGGTTACGACAGCGAATGTTGAAGTATTGAATACGACTGCGCGCGATAACAACCTGTTTTACGGAAAAGCGCATGCATCAGGCGGCGTTAAGATTACCGGTGAAAGACAGCACGTGCGGCTCGATATTTCGTTACGAACCGAACCGGGCACGCAAATATTTATTCCGATGGAGCGACCGGAATCGGCGAGCGAATATGATTTTATCTCGTTCGTGAATTCGGCGAAAACTGATACCGCTCAGCATCTGACCATCAAAAAGCCGGCGAGCGATTCAGATTTTGAGATGTACATGGATGTCGAAGCGACACCCAGTGCCAAAGTGCAAATCATATTTGACTCGACGATTGGCGATGTTATAAAAGGGCAGGGGAACGGAAACCTGCGTCTTGTATACGACCGCGAAGGCAATTTCAGGGTGTATGGCGATTACGTAGTCGAAAAAGGAGATTACCTTTTCACGCTGCAAAATGTTATCAACAAAAAATTCCGTATTGAGCAGGGAGGAACGATTTCCTGGAACGGCGATCCGTACGATGCTGTGGTCAACCTCGATGCGGTGTATAAATTGCGTGCGTCGCTATACGATTTGTTGCTGAATACAAGTAATGAGGGCGATTATTCACGTCGGATTCCGGTAGAGGTAAAAATAAATCTTTCAAAAAAACTTTTTAATCCGGCAGTTAAATTCGATATTGAGTTCCCCACCGCTGATAAACGAACCCGTGATGAAGTTCAGCAGTACATCAGTACGCAGGACGAAATCAACCGACAAATTCTCTCTTTGCTGGTCATGGGGCAGTTTTATACGCCTGAATACCTTCGTGGTAACCAAAGTTTCGAAACAACCGGTGCCAGCATGGTCAATGCCACTACTTCGGAAGTATTGTCTAATCAGTTATCCAATTGGCTTTCGCAGATTAGCAACGATTTCGATATTGGATTCAATTATCGTCCAGGCGATCAGGTGAGTAACCGGGAAATTGAGGTAGCGCTAAGCACCCAGATTCTCGATGACCGGGTGACCATCAATGGTAACATTGGTAACAACGGTAGTTTGCAGTCGAGCAATACCAACCAGATTGTTGGTGAAGTGGAGGTATATGTAAATCTCGATAAATCAGGTAAACTGCAATTGAAAGCGTACAACCGCTCCAATGATGATTTGCTGTACGACACCAGCCCGTATACGCAGGGGATTGGTATTTCCTTCCGGGAAGAATTTGATTCTTTCAACGATCTTTTCCGGCGTTATTTCAAGAAAAGTAAGGAGAAAAAGCGCGAACAGGAATTGAAAAAGAAGAAGAGTGAGGCAGCCAAATCGTCAACTGACCAGAAAGATTAA
- the tsaD gene encoding tRNA (adenosine(37)-N6)-threonylcarbamoyltransferase complex transferase subunit TsaD, which produces MNNQENIVILGIESSCDDTSAAVIQNGAIKSNEVAGQAVHKAYGGVVPELASRAHQQNIIPVVDQAIKKAKISRDEISAIAFTRGPGLLGSLLVGTSFAKGFALASGIPLIEINHLQGHVLAHFIKENENDESQPQFPFLCLLVSGGNSQIIIVRDYLDMEVIGQTIDDAAGEAFDKCAKVIGLPYPGGPLIDKLAREGNPEAFKFSEPKIPGLDYSFSGLKTSFLYFIRDNIQDNPDFIEENKSDICASIQHTIIKVLMAKLKRAAKETGIKEIAVAGGVSANSGLREALQKEAEKRDWKLHIPKFDYTTDNAAMIAITGYYKYQKGEFVGQDVAPFARMVINND; this is translated from the coding sequence ATGAATAATCAGGAAAATATTGTCATTTTAGGTATAGAATCCTCCTGCGATGATACTTCTGCCGCCGTCATTCAGAACGGTGCCATTAAGAGTAACGAAGTAGCCGGGCAAGCTGTTCACAAAGCGTACGGCGGAGTTGTCCCCGAACTGGCTTCACGTGCTCATCAGCAGAACATTATTCCCGTTGTAGACCAAGCTATTAAGAAGGCGAAAATCAGTCGCGATGAAATTTCTGCCATTGCATTTACACGTGGCCCCGGATTGTTGGGTTCTCTGCTGGTAGGAACATCGTTTGCCAAAGGCTTTGCCCTGGCTTCTGGTATCCCGCTCATCGAAATTAATCACTTGCAGGGGCACGTGCTGGCACATTTCATCAAAGAAAATGAAAATGATGAGTCTCAACCCCAGTTCCCATTTCTGTGCCTGCTGGTTTCCGGCGGGAACTCACAAATCATCATTGTGCGCGATTACCTCGACATGGAAGTCATCGGGCAAACAATCGACGACGCAGCCGGCGAAGCTTTCGACAAGTGTGCCAAAGTAATAGGTCTTCCATACCCGGGAGGACCATTGATTGACAAGCTTGCCAGGGAGGGGAATCCGGAAGCGTTCAAATTTTCCGAACCGAAAATTCCCGGACTGGACTACAGTTTCAGTGGACTGAAAACCTCGTTCCTCTATTTCATTCGCGATAATATTCAAGACAATCCGGATTTCATCGAGGAAAACAAATCGGACATTTGCGCTTCCATTCAGCATACCATCATCAAAGTGTTGATGGCGAAACTGAAGAGAGCAGCCAAAGAAACCGGCATCAAAGAGATTGCCGTTGCCGGAGGAGTTTCAGCCAATAGCGGCTTACGCGAAGCCTTGCAAAAGGAAGCGGAGAAACGCGATTGGAAACTGCATATTCCGAAGTTTGACTACACGACCGACAATGCGGCCATGATTGCCATTACCGGTTATTACAAATATCAGAAAGGAGAGTTTGTAGGTCAGGACGTCGCACCCTTCGCCCGGATGGTCATCAATAACGATTAA
- a CDS encoding sulfite exporter TauE/SafE family protein, whose product MEWYLIAGLIGVGFLAGFVNTLAGGGSMLTLPMLMFLGLPAGVANGTNRVAILLQNIAGVKTFRDNQAFKMKVDSRLAIPAVMGAIPGAFIAADLNEEIMRRVIAVVLGLMFFLVLLKPKTWERSMTADPERPVWWQYLIFFLIGMYGGFIQVGTGFLLLAGLVMGSGYDLVRGNAVKKWIILLYTPFALAVFFFNHQVDLKAGLILAIGNMLGAVVGAKFAVSWGPKVVKYFLLLALVVVTLKLFNVF is encoded by the coding sequence CGTGAATACGCTGGCGGGCGGCGGCTCCATGTTGACTCTTCCGATGCTGATGTTCCTGGGACTTCCGGCCGGTGTGGCTAACGGAACCAATCGTGTGGCTATTTTGCTGCAGAATATTGCCGGTGTAAAAACCTTTCGCGATAACCAGGCCTTTAAGATGAAGGTCGATTCGAGACTGGCCATTCCGGCGGTCATGGGGGCCATTCCCGGTGCTTTTATAGCAGCTGACTTAAACGAAGAGATCATGCGGCGAGTGATTGCCGTCGTGTTGGGGCTCATGTTTTTCCTGGTACTGCTCAAGCCGAAAACATGGGAAAGAAGCATGACCGCAGACCCGGAACGGCCCGTTTGGTGGCAATACCTGATTTTCTTTTTGATCGGAATGTACGGCGGTTTTATCCAGGTCGGAACTGGATTTTTATTGCTCGCCGGTTTGGTGATGGGAAGCGGTTACGATTTGGTTCGTGGTAATGCCGTGAAAAAGTGGATTATCCTGTTGTATACTCCTTTTGCACTGGCCGTTTTCTTTTTCAATCACCAGGTCGATCTGAAAGCCGGTTTGATTCTGGCCATCGGGAATATGCTGGGAGCGGTAGTCGGCGCTAAGTTTGCGGTGAGCTGGGGCCCCAAAGTGGTCAAGTATTTCCTTTTGTTGGCCCTTGTCGTAGTGACTTTGAAGCTATTCAATGTCTTCTGA